A section of the Desulfotignum balticum DSM 7044 genome encodes:
- a CDS encoding sigma-54-dependent Fis family transcriptional regulator, with product MTATQSDEKEFFREATLRLCSSLDLERALHQCLLYVRRFMPAGQMGFQVYHPRTGTVEMVAHATPRSGRAVSIRIPLSRTGRRQVETRRLERIRVIERLGNDPVTGPVADRLKAWDLSAVVMDLVLEKTMLGIFSVFNDGHHSFTPSHVHLLSLLAKPCAIALTNSLRFRELKNLKELLADDNRYLQDELHKISGEKVVGASQGLKPVMEMVRQVAPLESPVLLLGETGTGKEVIANAIHNLSLRKDGPFIRVNCGAIPASLLDSELFGYEKGAFTGAVSRKRGRIERAQGGTLFLDEIGELPAEAQIRLLRVLQEKEIDRVGGSETIGVNIRVIAATHRNLEKMMADRQFRPDLFFRLQVFPIEIPPLRDRTPDIPDLVRHFIEKKSREMKRHQVPRVSSAVMDRLMAYQWPGNIRELENAVERSMILDRSGYLDFCEIGLSPASIPRPMVPEKADFTPTGRSLDQVMADHIQTVLHQCKGRVEGDKGAAKVLAMHPSTLRKRMKKLNIPFGRNAG from the coding sequence ATGACTGCCACGCAATCAGATGAAAAAGAGTTTTTCAGGGAAGCCACGCTCCGGCTGTGCTCCAGTCTGGATCTGGAACGGGCCCTCCACCAGTGCCTTTTATATGTAAGGCGGTTTATGCCGGCCGGTCAGATGGGGTTTCAGGTGTATCATCCCAGGACCGGGACCGTGGAGATGGTGGCCCATGCCACCCCCCGGTCCGGCCGGGCCGTGTCCATCCGGATTCCATTGTCCAGAACCGGGCGCCGCCAGGTGGAAACCCGCCGTCTGGAAAGAATCCGGGTGATTGAACGGCTGGGCAATGATCCCGTGACCGGGCCGGTGGCGGATCGGCTCAAGGCCTGGGACCTGTCTGCCGTGGTCATGGACCTGGTGCTGGAAAAAACCATGCTGGGGATTTTCAGTGTGTTCAATGACGGGCATCATTCATTTACCCCGTCCCATGTTCATTTGCTCAGTCTTCTGGCCAAGCCCTGTGCCATTGCGCTGACCAACAGTCTGCGGTTCCGGGAGCTGAAAAATCTCAAGGAACTTTTGGCGGATGACAACCGGTACCTGCAGGATGAACTGCATAAAATATCCGGTGAAAAAGTCGTGGGGGCAAGCCAGGGCCTCAAGCCGGTGATGGAAATGGTGCGTCAGGTGGCGCCCCTGGAAAGTCCGGTGCTGCTGCTGGGAGAAACCGGTACCGGCAAAGAGGTGATCGCCAATGCCATCCACAACCTGTCCCTTCGCAAAGACGGGCCGTTTATCCGGGTGAACTGCGGGGCCATTCCCGCATCCCTTCTGGACAGTGAACTGTTCGGGTATGAAAAAGGCGCGTTCACCGGTGCCGTCTCCCGGAAAAGAGGCCGTATCGAACGGGCCCAGGGCGGGACCCTGTTTCTGGATGAAATCGGAGAACTGCCGGCCGAGGCCCAGATCCGGCTTTTGCGGGTGCTTCAGGAAAAGGAAATCGACCGGGTGGGGGGCAGTGAAACCATTGGCGTAAATATCCGGGTCATTGCCGCCACCCACCGGAATCTGGAAAAAATGATGGCCGATCGTCAGTTCCGGCCGGATCTGTTTTTCCGGCTTCAGGTGTTTCCCATTGAGATCCCGCCCCTCCGGGACCGGACACCGGATATTCCGGATCTGGTGAGGCATTTTATCGAAAAAAAATCCCGGGAAATGAAGCGCCACCAGGTACCCCGTGTTTCCAGCGCCGTCATGGACCGGTTGATGGCATATCAATGGCCCGGCAATATCCGGGAACTGGAAAATGCCGTGGAAAGATCCATGATCCTGGACCGTTCCGGATACCTGGATTTCTGTGAAATCGGTCTGTCTCCGGCATCAATACCCCGGCCCATGGTGCCTGAAAAAGCGGATTTTACTCCCACCGGCCGGAGTCTGGACCAGGTGATGGCCGATCATATCCAGACCGTGCTGCACCAGTGCAAAGGCCGGGTGGAAGGGGACAAAGGCGCGGCAAAGGTTCTGGCAATGCATCCGTCGACTCTGCGCAAACGCATGAAAAAGCTCAATATTCCTTTTGGCCGAAATGCCGGATAG
- a CDS encoding YkgJ family cysteine cluster protein, translating to MALPLRKEPVKPGPCMKCGACCAFYSVALQDTDDDRGVPLDLIKGDRISGWFMKGTQAMSPRCAALEGAVGTRVTCAIYMARPGVCRDFPRSWENGRENPLCDRARMVYGLQPFSSH from the coding sequence GTGGCACTGCCCCTCAGAAAGGAACCGGTAAAGCCGGGTCCCTGTATGAAGTGCGGTGCCTGCTGCGCATTTTATTCGGTGGCATTGCAGGACACGGATGACGACCGGGGCGTGCCCCTGGATCTGATCAAAGGTGACCGAATATCCGGCTGGTTCATGAAAGGGACCCAGGCAATGTCACCCCGGTGCGCGGCCCTGGAAGGGGCGGTGGGCACCCGGGTGACATGTGCCATTTACATGGCCCGGCCCGGGGTTTGCCGCGATTTTCCCCGATCATGGGAGAACGGCCGGGAAAATCCCTTGTGTGACCGGGCCCGGATGGTTTACGGGCTCCAGCCCTTTTCTTCCCATTAA
- a CDS encoding glutamate synthase: MCRLFALTSRDPVSPMLAIKALDVMKEGHDGSGMGLLLQDLGGPFEEMKEAPILSGIFSEEGIRRLDLFMMDLGFLTKYKISLKVPKKPVEGIPRRDLYLIRAYELPEDWDSLSKDDMAVRLSDIRLKIREMGEEKKDMMVFSFWPDTIMIKEIGDPLLLAGYLGLDRKELKARIIMAQGRQNTNYAIDLYACHPFFIKGYSTMTNGENTAFIPIRDFLTSRGIAAYTGYQSDSEVFAHILHYSLVELGLGIDGYKHVITPLQERDLAVHPNAGFLSHLKRTCRSLIIDGPNCVIGTLPDHSLFMVQDRKKLRPGVVGGKPGLYGFSSEICGLDAVIPDRDKSRDIQPMHLDTAIVGPDRQEVTICRQTEALNLPL, from the coding sequence ATGTGTCGTTTGTTCGCACTCACCAGCCGGGACCCGGTGTCCCCCATGCTGGCCATCAAGGCGTTGGATGTGATGAAGGAAGGCCATGACGGGTCCGGCATGGGGTTGTTGCTTCAGGACCTGGGCGGGCCGTTTGAAGAGATGAAAGAGGCCCCGATTCTGTCGGGTATTTTCAGTGAAGAAGGGATCCGGCGCCTGGATCTGTTCATGATGGATTTAGGCTTTCTCACCAAATATAAAATTTCTTTAAAAGTGCCTAAAAAACCGGTGGAAGGCATTCCCAGAAGAGATCTGTACCTGATCCGGGCCTATGAACTGCCCGAAGACTGGGACAGTCTGAGCAAAGACGACATGGCGGTCCGGCTGTCCGACATCCGGCTCAAGATCCGCGAAATGGGAGAGGAAAAAAAAGATATGATGGTGTTTTCCTTCTGGCCGGACACCATCATGATCAAGGAGATCGGAGATCCGCTGCTTCTGGCCGGATATCTGGGACTGGACCGCAAGGAGCTCAAGGCTAGAATCATCATGGCCCAGGGAAGGCAGAACACCAATTACGCCATTGACCTGTATGCGTGTCATCCGTTTTTCATCAAAGGGTACAGCACCATGACCAACGGCGAAAACACGGCATTTATTCCCATCAGGGATTTTCTGACCTCCCGGGGGATTGCCGCCTACACCGGATACCAGTCCGATTCCGAAGTGTTCGCCCATATCCTGCATTATTCCCTGGTTGAGCTGGGGCTGGGAATCGACGGGTACAAGCATGTGATCACCCCGCTTCAGGAAAGAGACCTGGCCGTTCATCCCAATGCCGGATTTTTATCTCACCTGAAACGCACCTGCCGGTCTCTGATCATTGACGGCCCCAACTGCGTCATCGGCACCCTGCCGGACCATTCGTTGTTCATGGTCCAGGACCGCAAAAAGCTGCGGCCCGGTGTGGTGGGAGGGAAGCCCGGCCTTTACGGGTTCTCGTCGGAAATCTGCGGCCTGGATGCCGTGATTCCGGACCGGGACAAATCCAGAGACATTCAACCCATGCATTTAGACACAGCCATTGTCGGCCCCGACCGCCAGGAGGTAACCATATGTCGTCAAACCGAAGCCTTGAACCTTCCGCTTTAA
- a CDS encoding glutamate synthase-related protein, which produces MSSNRSLEPSALSLNDLPWQVKFSNDRCTLCGQCTAVCPVKAIELGVFRKRTLKPSIRRQADQGVAQDVFYGIRQKTDVAHACIGCAMCTLVCPNDAIHPEKNPGLDRMKFHINQQGVPRRRGGRRNAAGSILDRIKFTRISMLTDPALDAGRHEFEMRTLLGRVLSPRENMKRLKENGWIPPVREIYPLIIGGMSFGALSPTMWEGLQMGVAYLNEEMGMPVRMCTGEGGCPPRLLRSRFLKYVILQIASGYFGWDEIIHAIPHMKEDPCAIEIKYGQGAKPGDGGLLMWHKVNKLIAAIRGVPAGVSLPSPPTHQTQYSIEESVAKMILSMSMAWGFRVPVYPKISASSTSLAVLNNLTRNDYASGLAIDGEDGGTGAAYTVSMDHMGHPIASCIRDNYLNLIKIGKQNEIPIFAGGGIGKNGNLAANAAALIMLGASGVQIGKYVMQAAAGCVGTEEDRCNVCNVGICPKGITSQDPRLYRRLDPEDVAERVVDLFVSFDTELKKIVAPLGRSTSLPIGMSDALGIDDVAAAQRLSIKYVV; this is translated from the coding sequence ATGTCGTCAAACCGAAGCCTTGAACCTTCCGCTTTAAGCCTTAACGACCTGCCCTGGCAGGTGAAATTCAGCAATGACCGGTGTACCCTGTGCGGCCAGTGCACGGCCGTGTGTCCGGTCAAAGCCATTGAACTGGGCGTGTTCAGAAAACGGACCCTCAAACCCAGCATCCGCAGACAGGCGGATCAGGGGGTTGCCCAGGATGTGTTTTACGGGATCCGGCAGAAAACCGATGTGGCCCATGCCTGTATCGGGTGCGCCATGTGCACCCTGGTGTGCCCCAATGACGCCATCCATCCGGAAAAAAATCCCGGGCTGGACCGGATGAAGTTTCATATCAACCAGCAGGGGGTGCCCCGGCGCCGGGGCGGTCGCCGCAACGCGGCCGGCTCGATTCTGGACCGGATCAAGTTCACCCGGATCTCCATGCTCACGGACCCGGCCCTGGATGCCGGACGTCATGAGTTCGAGATGCGGACCCTGCTGGGCCGGGTGCTTTCCCCCAGGGAAAACATGAAGCGTCTGAAGGAAAACGGGTGGATTCCGCCGGTGCGGGAAATCTATCCGTTGATCATCGGCGGCATGTCTTTCGGTGCCCTGTCCCCCACCATGTGGGAGGGACTCCAGATGGGGGTGGCGTATCTGAACGAAGAGATGGGCATGCCCGTGCGCATGTGCACAGGTGAAGGCGGATGCCCGCCCCGGTTGCTGCGGTCCCGGTTCCTTAAATACGTGATTCTCCAGATCGCTTCCGGCTATTTCGGTTGGGATGAGATCATTCACGCCATTCCGCATATGAAGGAAGATCCCTGCGCCATCGAAATCAAGTACGGCCAGGGAGCCAAACCCGGGGACGGCGGCCTTTTGATGTGGCACAAGGTCAATAAACTCATCGCCGCCATCCGGGGCGTGCCCGCCGGCGTGAGCCTGCCCAGCCCCCCCACCCACCAGACCCAGTATTCCATTGAGGAATCCGTGGCCAAGATGATCTTGTCCATGTCCATGGCCTGGGGGTTCCGGGTGCCGGTGTATCCCAAGATTTCGGCGTCCTCCACCTCCCTGGCCGTGCTCAACAACCTCACCCGCAACGATTATGCGTCGGGCCTGGCCATTGACGGCGAAGACGGGGGCACAGGTGCGGCCTATACCGTGTCCATGGACCACATGGGACATCCCATTGCCAGCTGTATCAGAGACAACTACCTGAACCTGATCAAAATCGGCAAGCAGAACGAGATTCCGATTTTTGCCGGCGGCGGCATCGGCAAAAATGGGAACCTGGCCGCCAATGCCGCGGCATTGATCATGCTGGGGGCCTCCGGGGTCCAGATCGGCAAATATGTGATGCAGGCGGCCGCCGGGTGCGTGGGAACCGAAGAGGACCGGTGCAATGTCTGCAACGTGGGGATCTGTCCCAAAGGCATCACATCCCAGGATCCCCGGCTCTACCGGCGGCTGGACCCTGAAGATGTGGCGGAGCGGGTGGTGGACCTGTTTGTGTCTTTTGACACGGAACTCAAAAAGATCGTGGCGCCCCTGGGCCGGTCCACCTCTCTGCCCATCGGCATGTCCGACGCCCTGGGTATTGACGATGTTGCGGCAGCCCAGCGATTGAGTATCAAGTATGTAGTGTAA
- a CDS encoding FAD-dependent oxidoreductase, producing MTHTDFIYIPGKREEKRIPSRVLEEIIHQQIRSGHRHLEIEAFGQHGIGGRLWDAGTDPVNIRIIGHSGQRTGSLGNANTCIEIMGPASDDLGWLNAGAQIVVHGHASNGVMNGAAQGRVFVGGSIGARGMTMTKHNPRFDPPELWVLGTAGDYFGEFMAGGIAVVCGHGSQPEEQVLGYRPLVGMVGGKVFVRGSAAGFSQKDAKQIPVTDDDWQWLETGISHFLKKTGRMDLLAALTVRPEWMLLTAKSPHEKADSPDRPDMQGFRQQVWDRELGPGGLIGDLQETVPGTIPVIATGDLRRYVPVWEQGKYISPCQAACPTGIPVQDRWAMVRADNVDEAIAMGLAHTPFPATVCGYLCPSPCMAACTRHQEGMPPVSVRNLGRAGEQVPPPEPAKKTGRKMAVIGAGPGGLSAAWHLTLNGHLVTVFDTGPVIGGKIASVIPGSRIPENTLKTELARIKALIPDIRLKQPIDADAFVRIRDEYDFTVVAAGAKKPKSLPVPGIEQAVFANEFLSDAKTKKITPGKQVVIIGAGNVGCDVATEAHRLGARDITLIDVQQPAAFGKEREDAENCGAKFLWPVYTKEITEQGVILQNGDLLPADTVVVAIGDVPDLDFIQPLLAVDNGFVTVDRFNRTSDPKVFAIGDAVAPGLITDAIGAGKRTAQVIDQLISGKEVREISAMPVMDTSRVHLAYYDPKTRPDDLSSCGEVCASCGRCRDCGICVAVCPESAIFRNDMGNAGFEYRVDPERCIGCGFCKGACPCGIWDLIPNTPM from the coding sequence ATGACACACACTGATTTTATTTATATTCCCGGCAAAAGAGAAGAAAAACGGATTCCTTCCAGGGTTCTGGAGGAGATCATTCATCAGCAGATCCGCAGCGGCCACCGGCATCTGGAGATCGAGGCATTCGGCCAGCACGGCATCGGGGGCCGGTTATGGGACGCAGGCACGGATCCGGTGAATATCCGCATTATCGGACACTCCGGCCAGAGAACCGGGTCCCTGGGAAATGCCAATACCTGTATCGAAATCATGGGACCGGCATCTGATGACCTGGGATGGCTCAATGCCGGGGCCCAGATTGTGGTCCACGGCCACGCCTCCAACGGCGTGATGAACGGCGCGGCCCAGGGCCGGGTGTTTGTGGGCGGCAGCATCGGTGCCCGGGGCATGACCATGACCAAGCATAACCCCCGGTTCGATCCCCCGGAGCTGTGGGTCCTGGGCACGGCCGGGGATTATTTCGGTGAATTCATGGCCGGCGGCATTGCCGTGGTGTGCGGACACGGCAGTCAGCCGGAAGAACAGGTGCTGGGATACCGGCCCCTGGTGGGCATGGTGGGAGGCAAGGTGTTCGTCCGGGGCAGTGCGGCAGGGTTCAGCCAAAAAGACGCCAAACAGATTCCGGTCACTGATGACGACTGGCAGTGGCTGGAAACCGGGATTTCGCATTTTCTGAAAAAAACCGGCCGCATGGATCTGCTGGCTGCATTGACGGTCCGGCCGGAGTGGATGCTGCTGACAGCCAAATCCCCCCATGAAAAAGCGGACAGCCCGGACCGGCCGGATATGCAGGGTTTCAGACAACAGGTGTGGGACCGGGAACTGGGTCCAGGCGGGCTGATCGGAGATTTGCAGGAAACAGTGCCGGGAACCATTCCGGTGATCGCCACAGGGGATCTGCGCCGGTATGTGCCGGTGTGGGAGCAGGGTAAATATATTTCTCCCTGCCAGGCAGCCTGCCCCACCGGCATTCCGGTTCAGGACCGCTGGGCCATGGTAAGGGCTGACAATGTGGACGAAGCCATTGCCATGGGTCTGGCCCATACCCCGTTTCCCGCCACCGTGTGCGGATATCTGTGTCCCAGCCCCTGCATGGCTGCCTGCACCCGGCATCAGGAAGGCATGCCCCCGGTGAGTGTCAGAAACCTGGGCCGGGCCGGGGAACAGGTCCCTCCCCCGGAACCGGCGAAAAAAACCGGCAGAAAAATGGCGGTGATCGGTGCGGGGCCCGGTGGATTGTCCGCTGCCTGGCACCTGACCCTCAACGGCCATTTGGTGACCGTGTTCGACACTGGGCCAGTCATCGGCGGCAAGATCGCATCCGTGATCCCGGGATCCCGGATTCCTGAAAACACCCTGAAAACGGAACTGGCGCGGATCAAGGCCCTGATTCCTGATATCCGCCTGAAACAGCCCATTGATGCGGATGCCTTTGTCCGGATCCGGGATGAATATGATTTCACGGTTGTGGCGGCCGGAGCGAAAAAACCAAAATCCCTGCCCGTGCCCGGCATCGAGCAGGCGGTGTTTGCCAATGAATTTCTGTCGGATGCCAAAACAAAGAAAATCACCCCCGGCAAACAGGTGGTGATCATCGGGGCCGGCAATGTGGGGTGTGATGTGGCCACGGAAGCCCATCGCTTAGGAGCCCGAGACATCACCCTGATTGATGTGCAGCAGCCGGCCGCATTCGGCAAAGAACGGGAAGATGCGGAAAATTGCGGGGCCAAATTTCTGTGGCCCGTGTATACTAAAGAAATTACCGAACAGGGTGTAATACTCCAAAACGGCGATCTGCTGCCGGCAGACACGGTGGTGGTGGCCATCGGCGATGTTCCGGACCTGGATTTCATTCAACCCCTTCTGGCTGTGGACAATGGATTCGTCACCGTGGACCGGTTCAACCGGACCTCGGATCCCAAAGTATTTGCCATCGGCGATGCAGTGGCTCCGGGCCTGATCACGGATGCTATCGGTGCGGGTAAACGCACGGCCCAGGTTATTGATCAGCTGATATCCGGAAAAGAAGTCCGGGAAATATCCGCCATGCCGGTCATGGATACCTCCCGGGTTCATCTGGCGTATTATGATCCCAAAACACGGCCTGATGATTTGTCGTCCTGCGGCGAGGTCTGTGCATCCTGCGGCAGATGCCGGGATTGCGGCATCTGCGTGGCGGTTTGTCCGGAATCGGCTATTTTTCGCAACGATATGGGAAACGCAGGGTTTGAATACCGGGTGGATCCGGAACGGTGCATCGGGTGCGGGTTCTGCAAAGGGGCCTGTCCCTGCGGCATCTGGGACTTGATACCCAATACCCCCATGTAA
- a CDS encoding ABC transporter substrate-binding protein, which produces MKQRWLSFLGCLALGCGLWGVLMTGQADAISPPGRVLKFAVHTSSLGSLDPHLLRGSQDYTYADLVFNCLIRYVPGDLSRLEPDIAASIPTYQLENGRQVWTVHLKKRIFFHPGPFNPVYELTADDVIFSLKKLADPDFCSMAGEYAGMTFEKTDDHTLKIILEEPVSPLFFLPKIANHRGGYIVSEKAIQAGGYDAFVTHPVGTGPFMFHRYVPKEKCEFRAYAGYFRGTPKLAGVEMYFIPDNDTREAAFANKEMDLILGVGEPGWIERMDRVPETIVDVFGPGFTGLFHFNTSIEPLNDPRVRQAIVHALDRDDFLAASSPKLVSPVLAPMSPAFLPGGLSNEKIISLGLNFEKNIEKARKLLADAGFADGFSLTLYGSEKRLFKTSYEILQQALKEIGIIVELKIVSHSEYHRIVRDNRNAMVLYFTLRPNADTYLRGFFHSDAIVLTGVNAYTNFSHCTSVDDLLDTALTEMDPKKQIRLWEQAQIKILHDVWVYPLLDIKYCVARKSDLDYGHDLFNTLAGYPQFDERTAFVSP; this is translated from the coding sequence GTGAAACAGCGGTGGTTGTCTTTTCTGGGATGCCTGGCATTGGGGTGTGGGTTGTGGGGGGTGCTGATGACCGGTCAGGCAGATGCGATTTCTCCGCCGGGCCGGGTATTGAAATTTGCCGTTCATACCAGCAGTTTGGGCAGTCTGGATCCTCATCTGCTGAGAGGATCCCAGGACTATACCTATGCAGACCTGGTTTTCAACTGCCTGATCCGGTATGTACCCGGAGATCTTTCCCGTCTGGAACCGGATATCGCAGCATCCATTCCCACGTATCAACTTGAAAATGGCCGCCAGGTCTGGACGGTTCATCTGAAAAAACGAATTTTTTTTCATCCCGGCCCGTTCAACCCGGTGTATGAGTTGACTGCAGATGATGTGATCTTTTCATTAAAAAAACTGGCAGACCCGGATTTTTGCAGCATGGCCGGTGAATATGCGGGCATGACGTTTGAAAAGACAGATGACCATACCTTGAAAATTATTTTGGAAGAACCCGTGTCACCGTTGTTTTTTCTGCCGAAAATCGCCAATCACCGGGGCGGATATATTGTGAGTGAAAAAGCGATCCAGGCGGGTGGGTATGATGCCTTTGTCACTCACCCGGTGGGCACGGGTCCGTTCATGTTTCACCGGTATGTGCCAAAGGAAAAATGCGAGTTCAGAGCCTATGCCGGGTATTTTCGGGGAACCCCGAAACTGGCGGGCGTGGAAATGTATTTTATTCCGGACAACGATACCCGGGAGGCGGCTTTTGCAAACAAGGAGATGGATCTGATCCTCGGAGTGGGCGAACCCGGATGGATCGAGCGCATGGACCGGGTACCTGAAACCATCGTCGATGTGTTCGGTCCGGGGTTCACCGGCCTGTTTCATTTCAACACCTCCATTGAGCCCCTGAATGATCCCCGGGTGAGGCAGGCCATCGTCCATGCCCTGGACCGGGATGATTTTCTGGCCGCATCCAGCCCAAAGCTGGTGTCTCCGGTGCTGGCCCCCATGAGTCCGGCGTTTCTGCCCGGTGGGCTGTCAAACGAAAAAATTATCAGTTTGGGGCTGAATTTTGAAAAAAACATTGAAAAAGCCAGAAAACTGCTGGCGGACGCCGGGTTTGCAGACGGATTTTCCTTAACCCTGTATGGATCGGAAAAACGGCTGTTTAAGACAAGCTATGAAATTCTGCAACAGGCGTTGAAAGAGATCGGCATTATCGTGGAGTTGAAAATCGTATCCCATTCAGAATACCACCGGATTGTCCGGGACAACCGGAATGCCATGGTTCTGTATTTTACGCTCCGACCCAATGCGGATACGTATCTGCGGGGATTTTTTCATTCCGATGCCATCGTCCTGACCGGTGTCAATGCATATACCAATTTTTCCCATTGTACTTCCGTGGATGATCTTCTGGACACGGCGTTGACGGAAATGGATCCCAAAAAACAGATCCGGTTGTGGGAGCAGGCCCAGATAAAAATCCTGCACGATGTATGGGTGTATCCTTTGCTGGATATCAAGTATTGTGTGGCCCGAAAATCCGATCTTGACTATGGGCATGATCTGTTCAATACCCTGGCCGGGTATCCTCAGTTTGACGAACGTACCGCATTTGTCTCACCCTGA
- a CDS encoding MBL fold metallo-hydrolase — MKQTRITDKITYVEPDSMARFSSCAGLIVQSRKQIFIDMNLGESDTRTLLEQRCPDAAVITHFHLDHSVWTHQAEKAGIQVFVPAKEAAFLSSLDHVVQQTAGPLGCGKQWHAFVENTQGFRSLTHFSSYGPDTVFVEFAPEMVVMDTPGHSPGHTSFYFPDDRILFSGDLGLDRFGPWYGWQNCDIRDLIFSLLRLDGMQINLILSSHGGMIQKGISDIFMAKIKEILQREHHIEKQLSKGKSEAQIIENGVFYLHKKKVPQPLKTFLDMWDSVMFQHHKNLLAQGGLTAFFPELSQISNALSQQSRL, encoded by the coding sequence ATGAAACAAACCCGGATTACAGACAAAATTACATATGTGGAACCCGATTCCATGGCCCGGTTTTCCTCTTGTGCCGGATTGATTGTCCAGTCCAGAAAACAGATATTCATAGACATGAATTTAGGAGAGTCCGATACCCGGACCCTGCTGGAACAAAGATGTCCGGATGCAGCGGTGATCACGCATTTCCATCTGGATCACAGCGTCTGGACCCACCAGGCGGAAAAAGCCGGGATACAGGTCTTTGTGCCGGCAAAAGAAGCGGCATTTCTTTCCAGCCTGGATCATGTGGTTCAACAGACAGCCGGTCCCTTAGGCTGCGGCAAACAGTGGCATGCGTTTGTTGAAAACACCCAGGGATTCCGGTCGTTGACGCATTTTTCATCCTATGGGCCTGACACGGTTTTTGTGGAGTTTGCTCCGGAAATGGTGGTGATGGACACCCCGGGCCACTCCCCGGGGCATACCTCGTTTTATTTTCCGGATGACCGGATCCTGTTTTCAGGAGATCTGGGACTGGACCGGTTCGGACCGTGGTATGGGTGGCAGAATTGTGATATCCGGGATCTGATCTTCTCCCTTCTTCGATTGGACGGAATGCAGATCAATTTGATTCTGTCCAGTCATGGCGGAATGATCCAAAAAGGCATATCCGACATTTTTATGGCAAAAATCAAAGAGATCCTCCAGCGGGAACATCACATTGAAAAACAGTTGTCCAAAGGTAAATCCGAGGCTCAAATCATTGAAAACGGGGTATTCTATCTCCACAAAAAAAAGGTGCCCCAACCTTTGAAAACATTTCTGGATATGTGGGATTCCGTCATGTTTCAGCACCACAAAAATTTATTGGCACAAGGCGGATTGACAGCATTTTTTCCTGAATTGTCCCAAATTTCCAACGCGCTTAGCCAGCAAAGCCGTCTTTGA
- a CDS encoding Lrp/AsnC ligand binding domain-containing protein — translation MKNFFKYLFSADAARQDTRNHVDSFHEQQAQEEDVTFVDHGIQTISLENIIGSVGKYGDFDSRFRPKKHMSAQRFTEIKQAMRQGRAIPPVKLYQIRNQYYVLDGNHRVAAAKELGWTEIKAKVVEIVSARNTLENLLYLEKTKFLEKTELPREIDLTEVGKYKYLEQQIRKHQDYLTSQSGKNCDFIRAARDWYHTIYLPMTSIIQNGDLLKYFPGRTLADLYTYIAYHHWDSSTNRRYGIGIDRLIPKSMAGFRSAMLEKQTPEYPEMKRTITAFILIDTDAMTETTLSDRLFALDEVREVHTVHGSIDLLVKVVLQRDFLTSDAETIAEFLDQQIRKIEGIKRTQTMIPGRSLVKDGFAG, via the coding sequence ATGAAAAATTTCTTCAAATACCTGTTTTCGGCCGATGCCGCCCGGCAGGATACACGCAACCACGTGGATTCGTTCCATGAACAGCAGGCCCAGGAAGAAGATGTGACGTTCGTTGATCACGGCATCCAGACCATTTCTTTGGAAAACATCATCGGCAGTGTGGGTAAATACGGGGATTTTGATTCCCGGTTCCGGCCCAAAAAACACATGTCCGCCCAGCGGTTTACGGAAATCAAACAGGCCATGCGTCAGGGCAGAGCCATCCCGCCGGTCAAACTGTACCAGATCCGCAACCAATACTATGTCCTGGACGGCAACCACCGGGTGGCGGCGGCCAAGGAACTGGGATGGACGGAAATCAAGGCCAAGGTGGTGGAGATTGTATCCGCCAGGAATACCCTGGAAAACCTGTTGTATCTGGAAAAAACGAAATTTCTGGAAAAAACCGAACTGCCCCGGGAAATCGATCTTACGGAAGTGGGAAAATACAAATATCTGGAACAGCAGATCCGGAAACATCAGGATTACCTGACATCCCAGTCCGGCAAAAACTGCGATTTCATCCGGGCCGCCAGAGACTGGTACCACACCATATACCTGCCCATGACCTCCATCATCCAAAACGGGGACCTGCTCAAGTATTTTCCCGGGCGGACCCTTGCCGACCTGTACACTTATATTGCCTATCATCACTGGGATTCCAGTACCAACCGGCGTTACGGCATCGGTATCGATCGGCTGATCCCCAAAAGCATGGCCGGTTTCAGAAGCGCCATGCTGGAAAAACAAACCCCGGAATACCCGGAAATGAAACGCACCATTACCGCATTCATTCTCATTGACACGGATGCCATGACAGAAACCACCCTGTCGGATCGATTGTTTGCACTGGATGAAGTCCGGGAGGTCCATACGGTTCACGGCAGTATCGATCTCTTGGTAAAAGTGGTTCTCCAGCGGGATTTTCTCACCTCGGATGCGGAAACTATTGCCGAATTCCTGGATCAGCAGATCCGGAAAATCGAGGGAATCAAACGGACCCAGACCATGATACCGGGCCGGTCCCTGGTCAAAGACGGCTTTGCTGGCTAA